Proteins from one Gammaproteobacteria bacterium genomic window:
- a CDS encoding sterol desaturase family protein, with the protein MDIISNEGGFRLSLFLGALLCLGVLSALFPRRTLRSNWWQRWLNNIGIAALDTLIVRVLFPTAAVGFAIAINERQWGLMNWLSLTDWFAVLLTIILLDMLIYWQHVIFHHVPVLWRLHKVHHTDLDIDVTTGFRFHPIEIALSMLIKCIAILLLGAPALGVLLFEVILSTAAMFNHSNLRLPLMLDRWLRKIIVTPDMHRVHHSTINQETNSNFGFSLAIWDRLFGSYHAQPQSGHNEMKIGLDEYRQPDRLHLPRLLLLPFESKK; encoded by the coding sequence ATGGACATCATTAGCAACGAAGGCGGCTTTCGGCTCAGCTTATTTCTCGGTGCGCTACTGTGTTTGGGCGTACTTAGCGCCCTTTTCCCGCGCCGAACACTGCGCAGCAACTGGTGGCAGCGCTGGCTTAACAATATTGGCATTGCCGCACTTGATACGCTCATAGTACGTGTGTTGTTTCCCACGGCAGCGGTCGGTTTCGCCATTGCAATCAATGAACGGCAGTGGGGTCTGATGAACTGGCTGTCACTGACTGATTGGTTTGCAGTGCTGCTGACGATTATCTTGCTCGATATGCTGATCTACTGGCAGCACGTCATTTTTCATCATGTCCCGGTTTTATGGCGTCTACATAAAGTCCACCACACGGATCTCGATATTGATGTCACCACAGGTTTTCGCTTTCACCCTATCGAAATCGCTTTATCGATGCTCATCAAATGCATTGCCATATTACTACTTGGTGCACCAGCGCTCGGCGTTTTGCTATTTGAGGTTATTTTGAGTACAGCCGCTATGTTTAACCACAGCAATCTACGTCTGCCGCTTATGCTTGATCGCTGGCTACGCAAGATCATCGTCACACCTGATATGCATCGCGTACACCACTCCACCATAAACCAGGAAACCAATTCAAACTTTGGCTTTAGTCTTGCGATATGGGATCGCCTCTTTGGCAGTTACCACGCACAACCACAATCTGGCCATAACGAGATGAAAATAGGGCTTGACGAATACCGCCAACCAGACCGGCTGCACCTACCTAGGTTATTATTACTGCCCTTTGAAAGCAAAAAATAA
- a CDS encoding c-type cytochrome — MKARWIVSAAAAASLMVGVSTVSADEALAKASGCFACHSIEKKVLGPGWKDVAAKYAGDKAAGKAYLLTKVAKGGKGAWADEGITAAMPPYSPRVSDENIEKLVDFILAL; from the coding sequence ATGAAAGCACGTTGGATTGTGAGTGCAGCAGCAGCTGCGAGTTTAATGGTAGGTGTTAGCACGGTAAGTGCAGATGAAGCATTAGCCAAAGCCAGTGGTTGTTTTGCATGCCATTCAATTGAAAAAAAGGTGCTTGGTCCAGGCTGGAAAGATGTTGCTGCAAAATATGCTGGTGACAAGGCTGCGGGTAAAGCGTACCTGTTAACCAAGGTTGCTAAAGGCGGTAAGGGAGCCTGGGCAGATGAAGGGATTACGGCAGCAATGCCTCCTTACTCACCGCGTGTGAGTGATGAAAACATCGAGAAGTTGGTGGACTTTATCCTGGCCCTATAG
- the trxA gene encoding thioredoxin TrxA, giving the protein MSGNIVHVSDASFDEEVLNSDTPALVDFWADWCGPCKMIAPILEEIANEYGNKVKIAKFNIDENPATPPRYGIRGIPTLMLFKGGNVEATKVGALSKSQLSAFLDSNL; this is encoded by the coding sequence GTGAGTGGTAATATTGTTCATGTATCTGATGCGTCGTTTGACGAAGAAGTATTGAATTCGGATACGCCGGCACTGGTAGATTTTTGGGCTGATTGGTGTGGTCCTTGTAAAATGATTGCCCCTATCCTTGAAGAAATCGCTAATGAATATGGCAACAAGGTAAAGATTGCCAAATTTAATATTGATGAAAACCCAGCGACGCCTCCGCGTTATGGCATTCGTGGTATCCCAACACTCATGTTGTTTAAAGGCGGTAATGTCGAAGCGACCAAGGTTGGCGCATTATCTAAATCACAGTTGTCGGCTTTTCTGGATAGTAATTTATGA